From one Panulirus ornatus isolate Po-2019 chromosome 11, ASM3632096v1, whole genome shotgun sequence genomic stretch:
- the LOC139751104 gene encoding ionotropic receptor 21a-like — MEEEESQETTPKGTTVKRYSGRGWLLLEAVAGKLNFTVRQRPTKDWTEVMDRVKDRSAYISPVAYVVMPHQLETVDYTVFIEPDTLTFSMATPSLRPRWEGLYYPLRPWTWLLIMVVLAALPFALFTVNLMVPLEAGGRPMTLPRVTQELTGSLLGQTLSGRFPSSSSVRLFLGTWLVYVLILTTGYRSNLTAFLTVPKYPPRVETLHQLIQFGARVTVPLDDGDDLITFFRQSGSRDFQLLAERTYKVRDTMTGLRQATGAREAYVYVRRFMEALIAEHFTDVHGRSMLYVAQENISPGFAAWPILRDAPFKPALDWCLTALLEAGLSEKWMSQMLEHTRRESRIKKRANLQKALKEGRLDDLLKEQDTSSRTQPLTVVHMQGPLFLLILGLLLSLASFLLELLTEWFSRSS, encoded by the exons atggaggaggaggagagccaggaGACCACTCCTAAGGGCACGACCGTCAAGAGGTACTCGGGCAGAGGATGGCTACTGCTGGAGGCGGTGGCGGGGAAGCTGAACTTCACCGTCAGGCAGCGCCCCACCAAAGACTGGACGGAG GTGATGGATCGCGTCAAGGACCGCTCGGCGTACATCTCCCCCGTGGCGTATGTGGTCATGCCCCACCAGCTGGAGACGGTAGACTACACCGTGTTTATCGAGCCAGACACCCTGACCTTCAGTATGGCCACGCCCTCCCTCAGGCCCCGCTGGGAGGGTCTGTACTATCCACTACGCCCTTGGACGTGGCTcctgatcatggtggtgttggctgCGCTGCCCTTCGCTCTCTTCACG gtcAACCTTATGGTCCCCCTTGAAGCTGGAGGTCGACCCATGACCTTACCGAGGGTCACTCAAGAACTGACGGGTAGTCTGCTGGGCCAGACCCTGAGCGGACGCTTCCCCAGCAGCTCCTCCGTCAGGCTGTTCCTCGGGACGTGGCTGGTGTATGTGCTCATCCTCACTACGGGCTACAGGAGCAACCTGACGGCGTTCCTCACCGTGCCCAAGtacccgcccagggtcgagaccCTCCACCAGTTGATCCAGTTCGGGGCCAG GGTGACGGTGCCCCTGGACGACGGGGACGatctcatcaccttcttcagacAGTCGGGGTCCCGGGACTTCCAGCTGCTGGCGGAGAGGACGTACAAGGTGCGGGACACGATGACGGGTCTTCGGCAGGCCACCGGGGCCAG agaGGCGTACGTGTACGTACGTCGCTTCATGGAGGCGCTGATCGCGGAGCACTTCACGGACGTGCACGGACGGTCCATGCTGTACGTGGCGCAGGAGAACATCTCGCCAGGGTTCGCTGCCTGGCCCATCCTGAGGGACGCGCCCTTCAAGCCCGCCCTGGACTGGTGTCTCACCGCTCTGCTGGAG GCGGGGCTGTCGGAGAAGTGGATGAGCCAAATGCTCGAGCACACCAGGAGGGAGAGCCGGATCAAGAAACGGGCCAACCTGCAGAAGGCGCTGAAGGAGGGGCGTCTTGATGACCTCCTGAAGGAACAGGACACATCCAGCCGTACCCAGCCACTGACCGTAGTGCACATGCAAGgacctctcttcctgctcatcctggggctcctcctctccctggcgtCCTTCCTCCTCGAACTCCTGACGGAGTGGTTCTCCAGGAGCTCTTAG